The Salvia miltiorrhiza cultivar Shanhuang (shh) chromosome 1, IMPLAD_Smil_shh, whole genome shotgun sequence genome has a window encoding:
- the LOC130995124 gene encoding MLO protein homolog 1-like isoform X2 produces the protein MAAGSADRSLEETSTWAVAVVCAVFVIISVAIEHGIDSLEKWFKKREKKAMIEALEKIKAELMLLGFISLLLTVGTSYVAKICVPEHLGNKWLPCDKKSYDDPDSDLDPDGDEGKNERRRLLSYAQEMVWRRALAAGTDQYDYCTSKKKVSLISYSGIHQLHIFIFVLAVMHVLYSVILMVLGHAKMKKWKQWELETSSMDYQFTNDPARFRFAHQTSFVRRHSGIYNTPILKWIVAFFRQFFGSISKVDYMTIRNGFITAHFAPNTKFDFHKYIKRSMQDDYKSVLGISIPLWFFAIMFLFLNVYRWHTLAWISVIPLIIILLVGTKLELVIMEMAQQIQDRTTVVRGAPLVEPSNNFFWFNRPQWILFLIHFTLFQYEFGITTCFHEALFVVLIRVFLGLALQIVSSYITFPLYTLVTQMGSNMKKSIFEEQTSKALKKWHQAAKQRNKQRKGIADNSSIMSGDSTPNRSSPIHLLHNYTLRSNAPDGDRDAFPVSPRSYASDTELSEIDASKHATEPKLQSHNIDFSFNSSSLHG, from the exons ATGGCTGCAGGTTCCGCAGATCGGTCTCTCGAAGAAACCTCCACATGGGCCGTCGCCGTCGTCTGTGCCGTCTTCGTCATCATATCCGTCGCTATAGAGCATGGGATCGACTCCCTTGAAAAG TGGTTTAAGAAACGCGAGAAGAAGGCAATGATCGAAGCCCTCGAAAAGATCAAAGCAG AGTTGATGTTGCTTGGGTTTATATCCTTACTTCTGACCGTGGGCACCTCGTATGTGGCGAAAATATGCGTGCCTGAGCACCTTGGAAATAAATGGCTCCCTTGTGACAAAAAAAGCTACGATGACCCCGATTCCGACCTCGATCCCGACGGCGATGAAGGGAAGAATGAGCGTAGGAGGTTACTATCCTACGCTCAAGAGATGGTCTGGCGTCGGGCTTTGGCCGCCGGAACCGATCAGTACGATTATTGTACTAGCAAA AAGAAAGTGTCGTTGATATCGTATTCTGGGATTCACCAATTGCACATCTTCATATTTGTGCTGGCAGTTATGCATGTTCTTTACAGTGTAATTCTCATGGTATTAGGCCATGCCAAA ATGAAGAAGTGGAAGCAGTGGGAATTGGAGACCTCGTCTATGGACTACCAATTTACTAATG ATCCAGCTAGATTCAGGTTTGCTCATCAAACCTCATTCGTCAGGCGTCATTCAGGAATCTACAACACTCCCATTCTCAAATGGATT GTAGCATTTTTCAGGCAATTTTTTGGATCGATATCTAAGGTGGACTATATGACCATCCGCAATGGATTTATCACT GCCCATTTTGCGCCGAATACAAAATTTGACTTCcacaaatatataaaaagatCGATGCAAGACGACTATAAATCGGTTTTGGGTATAAG CATTCCCTTGTGGTTCTTTGCAATTATGTTTTTATTCTTAAACGTCTATA GATGGCATACATTGGCCTGGATTTCCGTGATTCCACTTATA ATAATTTTATTAGTTGGCACGAAACTTGAACTGGTGATCATGGAGATGGCTCAACAAATCCAAGATCGAACAACTGTTGTGAGGGGAGCTCCACTTGTGGAGCCCAGTAACAATTTCTTTTGGTTTAATCGCCCACAATGGATACTCTTTCTCATACATTTTACATTATTTCAG TACGAATTTGGAATTACAACATGCTTCCACGAGGCCCTTTTTGTAGTTCTTATCAGAGTTTTCCTAGGATTAGCCCTTCAGATCGTGAGCAGCTACATCACATTCCCATTATACACCTTGGTAAcacag ATGGGATCAAACATGAAGAAGTCGATATTCGAGGAGCAAACATCAAAGGCTTTGAAGAAATGGCACCAAGCCGCGAAGCAGAGGAACAAACAGCGCAAAGGGATCGCAGACAATTCTAGCATCATGAGCGGGGATTCTACCCCTAACCGCTCCTCGCCCATTCATCTGCTACACAACTACACGCTGCGGTCCAATGCACCCGACGGTGATCGCGATGCCTTTCCCGTTTCGCCCAGATCGTACGCCTCCGATACCGAGCTTTCTGAAATCGATGCTTCCAAACACGCTACCGAGCCCAAGCTTCAATCTCACAATATCGATTTTTCTTTTAACAGTTCATCTcttcatggataa
- the LOC130995124 gene encoding MLO protein homolog 1-like isoform X1, translating into MAAGSADRSLEETSTWAVAVVCAVFVIISVAIEHGIDSLEKWFKKREKKAMIEALEKIKAELMLLGFISLLLTVGTSYVAKICVPEHLGNKWLPCDKKSYDDPDSDLDPDGDEGKNERRRLLSYAQEMVWRRALAAGTDQYDYCTSKKKVSLISYSGIHQLHIFIFVLAVMHVLYSVILMVLGHAKMKKWKQWELETSSMDYQFTNDPARFRFAHQTSFVRRHSGIYNTPILKWIVAFFRQFFGSISKVDYMTIRNGFITAHFAPNTKFDFHKYIKRSMQDDYKSVLGISIPLWFFAIMFLFLNVYRWHTLAWISVIPLIIILLVGTKLELVIMEMAQQIQDRTTVVRGAPLVEPSNNFFWFNRPQWILFLIHFTLFQNAYQMAYFLWKWYEFGITTCFHEALFVVLIRVFLGLALQIVSSYITFPLYTLVTQMGSNMKKSIFEEQTSKALKKWHQAAKQRNKQRKGIADNSSIMSGDSTPNRSSPIHLLHNYTLRSNAPDGDRDAFPVSPRSYASDTELSEIDASKHATEPKLQSHNIDFSFNSSSLHG; encoded by the exons ATGGCTGCAGGTTCCGCAGATCGGTCTCTCGAAGAAACCTCCACATGGGCCGTCGCCGTCGTCTGTGCCGTCTTCGTCATCATATCCGTCGCTATAGAGCATGGGATCGACTCCCTTGAAAAG TGGTTTAAGAAACGCGAGAAGAAGGCAATGATCGAAGCCCTCGAAAAGATCAAAGCAG AGTTGATGTTGCTTGGGTTTATATCCTTACTTCTGACCGTGGGCACCTCGTATGTGGCGAAAATATGCGTGCCTGAGCACCTTGGAAATAAATGGCTCCCTTGTGACAAAAAAAGCTACGATGACCCCGATTCCGACCTCGATCCCGACGGCGATGAAGGGAAGAATGAGCGTAGGAGGTTACTATCCTACGCTCAAGAGATGGTCTGGCGTCGGGCTTTGGCCGCCGGAACCGATCAGTACGATTATTGTACTAGCAAA AAGAAAGTGTCGTTGATATCGTATTCTGGGATTCACCAATTGCACATCTTCATATTTGTGCTGGCAGTTATGCATGTTCTTTACAGTGTAATTCTCATGGTATTAGGCCATGCCAAA ATGAAGAAGTGGAAGCAGTGGGAATTGGAGACCTCGTCTATGGACTACCAATTTACTAATG ATCCAGCTAGATTCAGGTTTGCTCATCAAACCTCATTCGTCAGGCGTCATTCAGGAATCTACAACACTCCCATTCTCAAATGGATT GTAGCATTTTTCAGGCAATTTTTTGGATCGATATCTAAGGTGGACTATATGACCATCCGCAATGGATTTATCACT GCCCATTTTGCGCCGAATACAAAATTTGACTTCcacaaatatataaaaagatCGATGCAAGACGACTATAAATCGGTTTTGGGTATAAG CATTCCCTTGTGGTTCTTTGCAATTATGTTTTTATTCTTAAACGTCTATA GATGGCATACATTGGCCTGGATTTCCGTGATTCCACTTATA ATAATTTTATTAGTTGGCACGAAACTTGAACTGGTGATCATGGAGATGGCTCAACAAATCCAAGATCGAACAACTGTTGTGAGGGGAGCTCCACTTGTGGAGCCCAGTAACAATTTCTTTTGGTTTAATCGCCCACAATGGATACTCTTTCTCATACATTTTACATTATTTCAG AATGCATATCAAATGGCCTACTTCTTATGGAAGTGG TACGAATTTGGAATTACAACATGCTTCCACGAGGCCCTTTTTGTAGTTCTTATCAGAGTTTTCCTAGGATTAGCCCTTCAGATCGTGAGCAGCTACATCACATTCCCATTATACACCTTGGTAAcacag ATGGGATCAAACATGAAGAAGTCGATATTCGAGGAGCAAACATCAAAGGCTTTGAAGAAATGGCACCAAGCCGCGAAGCAGAGGAACAAACAGCGCAAAGGGATCGCAGACAATTCTAGCATCATGAGCGGGGATTCTACCCCTAACCGCTCCTCGCCCATTCATCTGCTACACAACTACACGCTGCGGTCCAATGCACCCGACGGTGATCGCGATGCCTTTCCCGTTTCGCCCAGATCGTACGCCTCCGATACCGAGCTTTCTGAAATCGATGCTTCCAAACACGCTACCGAGCCCAAGCTTCAATCTCACAATATCGATTTTTCTTTTAACAGTTCATCTcttcatggataa
- the LOC130995124 gene encoding MLO protein homolog 1-like isoform X3 — MIEALEKIKAELMLLGFISLLLTVGTSYVAKICVPEHLGNKWLPCDKKSYDDPDSDLDPDGDEGKNERRRLLSYAQEMVWRRALAAGTDQYDYCTSKKKVSLISYSGIHQLHIFIFVLAVMHVLYSVILMVLGHAKMKKWKQWELETSSMDYQFTNDPARFRFAHQTSFVRRHSGIYNTPILKWIVAFFRQFFGSISKVDYMTIRNGFITAHFAPNTKFDFHKYIKRSMQDDYKSVLGISIPLWFFAIMFLFLNVYRWHTLAWISVIPLIIILLVGTKLELVIMEMAQQIQDRTTVVRGAPLVEPSNNFFWFNRPQWILFLIHFTLFQNAYQMAYFLWKWYEFGITTCFHEALFVVLIRVFLGLALQIVSSYITFPLYTLVTQMGSNMKKSIFEEQTSKALKKWHQAAKQRNKQRKGIADNSSIMSGDSTPNRSSPIHLLHNYTLRSNAPDGDRDAFPVSPRSYASDTELSEIDASKHATEPKLQSHNIDFSFNSSSLHG, encoded by the exons ATGATCGAAGCCCTCGAAAAGATCAAAGCAG AGTTGATGTTGCTTGGGTTTATATCCTTACTTCTGACCGTGGGCACCTCGTATGTGGCGAAAATATGCGTGCCTGAGCACCTTGGAAATAAATGGCTCCCTTGTGACAAAAAAAGCTACGATGACCCCGATTCCGACCTCGATCCCGACGGCGATGAAGGGAAGAATGAGCGTAGGAGGTTACTATCCTACGCTCAAGAGATGGTCTGGCGTCGGGCTTTGGCCGCCGGAACCGATCAGTACGATTATTGTACTAGCAAA AAGAAAGTGTCGTTGATATCGTATTCTGGGATTCACCAATTGCACATCTTCATATTTGTGCTGGCAGTTATGCATGTTCTTTACAGTGTAATTCTCATGGTATTAGGCCATGCCAAA ATGAAGAAGTGGAAGCAGTGGGAATTGGAGACCTCGTCTATGGACTACCAATTTACTAATG ATCCAGCTAGATTCAGGTTTGCTCATCAAACCTCATTCGTCAGGCGTCATTCAGGAATCTACAACACTCCCATTCTCAAATGGATT GTAGCATTTTTCAGGCAATTTTTTGGATCGATATCTAAGGTGGACTATATGACCATCCGCAATGGATTTATCACT GCCCATTTTGCGCCGAATACAAAATTTGACTTCcacaaatatataaaaagatCGATGCAAGACGACTATAAATCGGTTTTGGGTATAAG CATTCCCTTGTGGTTCTTTGCAATTATGTTTTTATTCTTAAACGTCTATA GATGGCATACATTGGCCTGGATTTCCGTGATTCCACTTATA ATAATTTTATTAGTTGGCACGAAACTTGAACTGGTGATCATGGAGATGGCTCAACAAATCCAAGATCGAACAACTGTTGTGAGGGGAGCTCCACTTGTGGAGCCCAGTAACAATTTCTTTTGGTTTAATCGCCCACAATGGATACTCTTTCTCATACATTTTACATTATTTCAG AATGCATATCAAATGGCCTACTTCTTATGGAAGTGG TACGAATTTGGAATTACAACATGCTTCCACGAGGCCCTTTTTGTAGTTCTTATCAGAGTTTTCCTAGGATTAGCCCTTCAGATCGTGAGCAGCTACATCACATTCCCATTATACACCTTGGTAAcacag ATGGGATCAAACATGAAGAAGTCGATATTCGAGGAGCAAACATCAAAGGCTTTGAAGAAATGGCACCAAGCCGCGAAGCAGAGGAACAAACAGCGCAAAGGGATCGCAGACAATTCTAGCATCATGAGCGGGGATTCTACCCCTAACCGCTCCTCGCCCATTCATCTGCTACACAACTACACGCTGCGGTCCAATGCACCCGACGGTGATCGCGATGCCTTTCCCGTTTCGCCCAGATCGTACGCCTCCGATACCGAGCTTTCTGAAATCGATGCTTCCAAACACGCTACCGAGCCCAAGCTTCAATCTCACAATATCGATTTTTCTTTTAACAGTTCATCTcttcatggataa